A window of Otariodibacter oris genomic DNA:
GGTTATCTTGGAATAAGCTCCAATGGATATTTACAGCTCTTTCGGTTGGTCTTGGATTTGGATTGAGAGAGATATTTGGTAGTATTATTTCAGGGATAATTTTGCTGTTTGAACGTCCAATAAGGGTTGGAGATAAAGTTACAGTAGAACGATATACGGGGTTTGTATCAAATATTAGATTGCGCTCGACAGTATTAGTTGATAATGAGAAGAAGGAAGTGGTTTTACCAAACCAAGCTTTTGTTACAGGACGTTTCATTAACTGGACATTGAATAATTCAATGACGCGTTTACGAATTATGCTGAAAGTAAGCCATGATGCTGATCTAGATTTAGTGGAGAAATTGTTATATCAGATTGCTGATGAAGCACCTAAGGTACTTAAAGATCCAGAACCAGAAGTTAATTTATCAGATATTGGTGAAGGTTGGGTTGAACATGAATTTGTTGCATGTGTCGGAGAATTATGGGAGAGAGTACCAACCCGTAATTTACTATATAAAAGAATTCATCAAATCTTCAAAGAACATGGTATTAAATTTGCATTTCAACAGGTTGATGTACATCTTCATAATGATGAAGACGCTATGGTTCAGAAATCTATAATACAGCAAGGATAAAATATGGCAGGGAATAGTATTGGAAAAATATTTAAAGTAACTACCTTTGGCGAATCGCATGGTATTGCATTGGGTTGCATTGTGGATGGTATTCCACCTAATTTATCGCTTACAGAAGCTGATATTCAGCCTGATTTAGATAGACGTAAACCAGGTACATCACGTTATACTACGCCAAGAAGAGAAGATGATGAGGTTCAAATTCTATCTGGTGTATTTGAAGGAAAAACAACAGGTACAAGTATAGGATTGATTATACAGAATAGTGATCAACGTTCTAAAGATTATAGCGATATTATGGATAAATTCCGTCCAGGACATGCGGATTATACCTATCAGAAAAAATATGGTATTCGAGATTATAGAGGAGGGGGGCGTTCCTCTGCTAGAGAAACTGCTATGCGAGTAGCGGCCGGAGCTATTGCCAAAAAATATTTGAAAGAAAAGTTTAGCATTTTAGTTAGGGGATATTTATCGCAAATTGGCTCGGTGAAGATCAATTCAGATAGTGTCGCAGATATTAAGAAAATTGATTGGGAACAGGTTAATAGTAATCCTTTTTTTAGTCCCGATCCTACCGCTATAGAACCTTTTGATAACTTAATTCGAGATCTGAAAAAAGAAGGAAATTCTGTCGGAGCAAAGCTAACAGTTATTGCAGAAAATGTACCTGTTGGTTTGGGAGAACCTGTATTTGATCGATTAGATGCTGATTTAGCCCATGCCTTAATGTCAATTAATGCGGTAAAAGGTGTAGAAATTGGTGATGGATTTAATGTGGTTGAGCAAAAGGGAAGTGAGCATCGTGATGAAATAACGCCAGAAGGCTTTTTGTCGAATCATGCAGGAGGAATCCTCGGAGGAATTAGCTCAGGTCAACCCATTATCGCCCATATTGCATTAAAACCAACATCAAGTATTACAATTCCAGGCAAAAGTATTAATTTAACTAATGAATCAGTCGAATTAGTGACAAAAGGTCGTCATGACCCTTGTGTAGGTATTAGGGCTGTACCTATCGCAGAAGCAATGGTCGCAATAGTGTTGTTAGATCATTTATTACGTTTTAAAGCTCAA
This region includes:
- the aroC gene encoding chorismate synthase gives rise to the protein MAGNSIGKIFKVTTFGESHGIALGCIVDGIPPNLSLTEADIQPDLDRRKPGTSRYTTPRREDDEVQILSGVFEGKTTGTSIGLIIQNSDQRSKDYSDIMDKFRPGHADYTYQKKYGIRDYRGGGRSSARETAMRVAAGAIAKKYLKEKFSILVRGYLSQIGSVKINSDSVADIKKIDWEQVNSNPFFSPDPTAIEPFDNLIRDLKKEGNSVGAKLTVIAENVPVGLGEPVFDRLDADLAHALMSINAVKGVEIGDGFNVVEQKGSEHRDEITPEGFLSNHAGGILGGISSGQPIIAHIALKPTSSITIPGKSINLTNESVELVTKGRHDPCVGIRAVPIAEAMVAIVLLDHLLRFKAQCR